The nucleotide sequence AGCACAACCTGACCGTGGGTCCACGCCATATCGAAGACACGATCCGCCAGATGACGGTCATGATACTTGTCGATCAGCGACATCGCCGTTTCGCGTGATTCGGCCATCCCGATCACCAGGTCAACAATCGTCGCTTCATCGGGTGCAAGCGTCACCCGACGACGGATGGCGACGATCGGATCGAGCACCGAACCATCGCTGTTGGTCAGGTTCGCAGCCCGTTCGAGTGCCTCGGGATTCGCCGGTGTCCGGTTACGACCGATGAACTTCAAGCGGTCCGTCTCGTATGTCGGTTCTCCTTCGACCGGCCCCCGCACGTCCAGCAGGTGGATCATCCAGGGTGGATTCTCGCTACGGGACCGGGGACGGCGAGTACAGAGGATCGCCTGCCGTGAAGTCAGAATTTCTGTCTGCACGAACAGATTCGAGAACGCCGGATGCGTAGCCTCGGAGTTTGGGGCCGCCAGTACCACTTCCGCGTAACTGGTAAACTCAATCGTCCGCGGCACCTTCGACCGGTTCACAATCGTGGTTCGTCGAATTTCGATGTCATCTTCCGGAGAAACCGCGATCTCCGTGTGCAGCTTGATCTGGCTATCGCGACGACGGAATTCAGCACGCGCCTGTGAGAATATCGCTTCGTACCGTTTCGTTGGCTGCAGTGTTGGCTGATGAGAAGTGGACCAGACTTCACCGCTGCTTACATCACGCAGGTAGCAGAAAACTCCCGTGTTGTCGCGAGTTGCATCTTCTCTCCAGCGGTTGACCGTCAGCCCTTTCCAATGGCTGTATCCTCCACCACTGTTCGTCACCATCACATGATACCGGCCGTTGGAGAGCAGGTGAACTTCCGGCGCGGGCGTGTTGGGTGTCGTAAAGACGCGAATCAAAGCGGCACGGTCGGTCGAGGGGAGGCTTTCCGTAGCCGCCTCGTTGGCGTGCGGATAAAGGGGTGCGGCGTGAGGAATGCGTTCCTGAAGCAGCAGATCGGCGGCCTGGAACTCGGGGTCGCTGTCGAAGCGTCGTTGCATTGGTCGATTGAGCAGCACGTACGCAAACGACAGGAAGGCCATTCCCTGATGATGCGCCATATACGACTGCACCACGGCGTGTGTCTGTCCCCGGGAAAGGCGTGACGGGGTGTAGTCGACGGCTTCATGAAACCCATACGCCCCTTCGAATCCTTTCGCCTTCATGACCTCCAGATTGATGCAGGCCTTCCGCGGGGAGACCATCAGTGCCATCGCAGTGGCGTACGGAGCGATGACCAGATCGTCAGCAAGTCCCCGCTTGTAGCCCAGCCCTGGAACACCGAACGCCCGGTACTGGTAATTCATGTTGGCATCGGTGGCATTGTACCCCGATTCCGAAACGCCCCACGGAACACCGCGCTGCCTTCCGTACTGAATCTGGCGGTCAATCACTGTCTGGTATGTCTGATCAAGCAGCGTGTCGTCATAAGTAGGCATCACCAGCAGCGGCATCAGATACTCGAACATCGATCCGCTCCACGACAGCAGCGTCAACTGCCCGTGCGATCGGGTGAGCGAACGCCCCAGCGCGAACCAGTGCTCCTGCGACAGTCGGCCTTGGGCGATGGCCACAAAGCTTGCCAGCCGTGCTTCCGACGCGAGAAGATCGTAGAAGCTGCCGTCGCGCCGGAGTTCACTGACATTGAAACCGATCGCGAGCAATCGACGACGAGAATCGTAAAGGAAGTCATACTCGATATCGGCGAACTCGGCACATTGCTCGGACAGTTCCTCAATCTGATGTACGCGTTCACACGCCGTGTGAGTCGACTGTAAGACCAGTTCTCGAAGATGTTCCAGCCATTTCCGCTCTGCAGGTGCCAGAACAGGGCCCGTTTTCTCGACGCTCAGGATCCTGTCAATTCCGGGTAGCACTTGATGATCAAACTCACAGACCTCTCGTAGAGACGGAATTCGATTCAGCCGGTCGACGATCTCCTGAAGTTCCCTGGACATCGAAGCCGGCTCATGGCTGCCACTCCGATGGACTTCCGGCGGAATCGCTGCGTGCGCCAACCACAACGCAACCGATGACAAGTCGTCAAGAACTCCACGGCATTGCTGGTTCAGATCCTTCAGAATCTCACGCACAGCGTCCGATTCCCGATTCTGACCCCATTCCACAATGGCAGCCGAAGCGGTTTGCATCTGTTGCAGCCATTGCTGGGTTTCCGGCAGAGTCGATGGACGTGTCTGAGCATCCGCTCCGCGTCGCAGAAGCTGCAGTACACTCTCGAGAGTGGGCAAGTTGTCAGGTGGTTTTGGTCTCGAGGAAATCATTCCCGAGCCCCCCTTCGCTGACGACCCGTTCAAAGAAATCGGCGACCCGTCCCCAGCTTCTTGTGGTCTATTCTTTTTCGCCTCGATTCGCCCCTGAAATGGCTCTTTGGCCGCCACCTCAATCAGACGGTGAGTGACTGCCAACGAGTTAAGGAAACCTGTCGAGATCAGCCGATCGGTGATCAGTTCCTTCAATCCGCGCCGCAGGATCAACAGGTGCCCGGCAAGGTTTCCGCTGTCGACAGCCGATACATATTTCGGAAAGAGGGGAGTAAGCGACTGGGTGTCATACCAGTTCAGGAAGTGACCATGAAATCGCTCGAGCGACTCCATCGTTTTCAGAGTATTCCCGGTCCGCTCCAGCAAGCGACCGGCAGAAATATATCCGAAGTCATACGCGGCCAGGTTTGCCAGCAGTGACATCCCGATGTTGGTCGGTGACGTCCGATGAGCCACCACCGGCGCGGGATACTCCTGAAAATTATCGGGGGGCAACCAGTTATCTTCCGGCCCCACAAACGTCTCGAAGAACTTCCACGTCTTCCGCGTCAACTGATGCAGAAACAGCTTCTGGTCTTCATCCAGCGTTTCAGAGCGTCGAGGAATCTGCTGACTGATTTTCCAGGCGATGTAAGGCGCAGCCGCCCAGAGCATGAGGATCGGGAGCGCCACCCACAACGAGACAGGCTGAACAAACGCCAGCCCCAGTGCGATCACCAAAGCAAACGCCGGGGAAAACCACATTCGCCGGAAGCTCGATTCGAGATCATCGGTCAACTCACTTTCCGCATCGCTGGCCGTCTTCCATTCCAGCATCTTCCGCCGAGTCCACAAAGTGCGGACACCGGTCCTGATGATGGCATCCGCGCAGATGAAAGCATCATACGGCAGGAAAATGAAAATCAGTGCTGCCCTCGCCAGGCTCATTCCGATCGACTTGACGGCGGGGCGCAAGGTCGATGCCTGAGGGGACTCCGCTGCTTTCCGAACCAGAGCGACGAGCGACACGCAAACGGACGGAATCACAATGATTCCCAGCACCGTCGCCGTCCACAACAGGGCGTGCGGATGCACCAGCCAGCCGAGGACCAGAACCAGCGTCAGAGCCAGGGGAACCACGCTTCGTCGAAGGTTGTCGAAGATCTTCCACCGGGACAACAGGCTGATGGGGTTGTCCCGTCCTGGAATCAACCAGCCGGCAATCTGCCAGTCGCCTCGAACCCAGCGATGCCTTCGACTGACATCCGTCTCGAATTTCAGCGGAAAGCTTTCGAATACGGAGATGTCGCTGGCAAGGCCTGATCGGGCATAGCACCCTTCCAGCAGGTCGTGGCTGAGGATGCGATTCTCGGGGAACCTGCCATCCATCGTGCGTGAGAACGCATCGACATCATAGATCCCCTTGCCGATAAACGATCCTTCTCCGAAAACGTCCTGATAGACATCAGATATCGCCTGAGTATAAGGATCGATCCCCGGCTCTCCCCCGAACAACTTGAGATACCAGGAAGGTCTCGTCTTCTCAAAACTGATCGCCACCCCCGGTTGCAGAATTCCATACCCTTCAACGACGCGGTTTCGCCTGGAATCGATCAGAGCCTGGTTGAGCGGATGGGCCATGGTGCCGATCAATTGCCGAGCGGCATCTCGTGGCAACAGCGTGTCCGTGTCCAGCGTGATCACGTACTTCATCTTTGGAAGAGACTTGACGTCCCCCACGATGACGGAAAACGCCTCCGTCGCACCTGTCAGTAAGAGCTGATTGAGGTCTCCGAGTTTGCCTCGCTTTCGCTCGTATCCCATCCAGACCTTTTCTTGCTCGTTCCAGCGACGTGGTCGGTGAAAGAGGAAAAAAGTTCCGCTGAAGGTCAGTGATTCACTACTGTTCATACCGGGTTCGACTGCCCCCCGGTACTTCCGATTGAGTTCCTCGATTCCTGCTGCCGCAGCCGCGATCAGCTCTTCATCCCCCGGCATCACTTCTTGGTCGGCATCTCTCAGATCCGTCAGCAGGCAGAACCTGAGGTTCGGATCCCGATTCGCCAGATAGCGAACTTCGAGTCCCTCAATCAGCCGCTTCACCGACTCTTTCGAAACCAGCATCGTCGGAATCGCGACCATCGCACGGTCGCTGTCGGGGATCCCCGCCGAGAAATCCATCCGCGGCAATCGGTGGGGGCGAATCAGCATCGTCGTCAGCCAGTTCACCAGCCCAACCCCCAGATGGCTGCCGCTCAGTGTGAGCAGCGCTGCCAGGAACCAGAACCAGTAGGGATTGGTGCCAACAGCGGGCGACAGATTCAATACCAGCGCGGCCACCGCAACCGAAATCAATCCGATCGAGCCAAGGTAATTCGTCAGCGGGAAGTAACTCGCCACTCTCTTCACGCGCGAGAACAGCGTCCCCTTCATACGGCATGCCGCTTCGAGATCGTGCAAACCTTTTCCAACGAGGTAGTACCCGACATGCGATTTCCGATTCGTATGGCCATGCGCCAGTTCGCTGCGTCGGGCCAGCTGAATGGCTTGAAGGGCCACCTCTTTTTCCGAGAGATGGCTATACTTGGCGACTTCTTCCACGACATGGCGATACTGGTCGCGTGTGTTGAAATCCATCCGGGCATAAACGCGCGCGGGATCCTGCCGGAGTGCCACTTCGACGACACTCAGCCGCTCGACAAAGTCACGCCAGTCAATCGCCTCGAGTTCCCGCAGACTGTTGATGCTGTTGCCAATTGAAACCTGATCGACGGCCTGCTGATGTCCCTCCGTCTGCACCATCTGTTCGATCGTCTGTCCGTTCTCGGACAATCGCTGCTCGACCCAGGTGAGCGGGAATGCCAGCGACGGACTTTGCCCTCTTAACCGGCGAGCCAGTTCGGCGACGAATGCACTGGAAAGGACCGGGTTAGGCCGGGCCATATCGGCCAGACAGAGAACCAGATCCTTGGGAGTCGTCTCAACGCAGTGGATAAAGCGGTCTGCCCACAGCGTCGCAGCATCCCGGTCGATGCGTCCTGTGGCAATGCGGGCCGCCACACGGCGCAGATTCTCGATCAGCGCCTGTCGCATCATGATGGGGACGGCCCAGAGTTCGCCCAGCTTCAGGGGACGCTCGCGCTGGTACGCGGCCACGAATGTCCGCAAGCTTTCCGCATCGATGCGACCATCCACATGGGAAATCAGCTCCAGCGCCAGATCGTAGACGCAAGGATAACCTGCCGACGGACCGTTCAAAAGCCGCGGCAAGTCCCGGCTGTACTGACGTGGCAGATGCCGCCGCGCCGTGCGAATTTGTTCCTCAATAAGGTAGTAATTGTCCAGCAGCCATTCGCCAGCGGGGACGTTGTGGCGGTCGTTCTGCACAGCTTCGAGAAGCAGCTTATACGTTTGCTTCAGAATATTCTGATTGTCGGTCAAACGCAGCAACAGCCGGTCTGGACCCGGGTTTGGGTCAATCTCGTGCCACGCCGCGAGGGCTTCAGCGTGTTCTTCGAGTTGAGCCAGACTGAAGAGATCCGAGCGAAGCGGCAGATCATTCCCAAATTCGCGGAAAAGACCATCAACTCCGATTCTCGCCTTGAGGCGATCAATCCCTTTACGAATCGTTTTGCTACGTAACTTCAAGGGCATGCTGTCCATCCAAAGAAAAAGGCCGACGCAATCCAACCCCGCTCCAGAGGTCTACCGCGTCGGCCCACTATTCACCTCGCCTACCGTTCAGGTCTGCTACTGAAATTAGTCTTCCGATGTTGTGATCTGAGCAGAGTTTCCGCTCCCGCTGCCAGATCCTGACAGAAGTTCTCATAGCGGAAATTCACCCAAATCTCAATCACCAACGCGTTTCGCGGGTCCATGCAAT is from Schlesneria sp. DSM 10557 and encodes:
- a CDS encoding GH36-type glycosyl hydrolase domain-containing protein, with protein sequence MPLKLRSKTIRKGIDRLKARIGVDGLFREFGNDLPLRSDLFSLAQLEEHAEALAAWHEIDPNPGPDRLLLRLTDNQNILKQTYKLLLEAVQNDRHNVPAGEWLLDNYYLIEEQIRTARRHLPRQYSRDLPRLLNGPSAGYPCVYDLALELISHVDGRIDAESLRTFVAAYQRERPLKLGELWAVPIMMRQALIENLRRVAARIATGRIDRDAATLWADRFIHCVETTPKDLVLCLADMARPNPVLSSAFVAELARRLRGQSPSLAFPLTWVEQRLSENGQTIEQMVQTEGHQQAVDQVSIGNSINSLRELEAIDWRDFVERLSVVEVALRQDPARVYARMDFNTRDQYRHVVEEVAKYSHLSEKEVALQAIQLARRSELAHGHTNRKSHVGYYLVGKGLHDLEAACRMKGTLFSRVKRVASYFPLTNYLGSIGLISVAVAALVLNLSPAVGTNPYWFWFLAALLTLSGSHLGVGLVNWLTTMLIRPHRLPRMDFSAGIPDSDRAMVAIPTMLVSKESVKRLIEGLEVRYLANRDPNLRFCLLTDLRDADQEVMPGDEELIAAAAAGIEELNRKYRGAVEPGMNSSESLTFSGTFFLFHRPRRWNEQEKVWMGYERKRGKLGDLNQLLLTGATEAFSVIVGDVKSLPKMKYVITLDTDTLLPRDAARQLIGTMAHPLNQALIDSRRNRVVEGYGILQPGVAISFEKTRPSWYLKLFGGEPGIDPYTQAISDVYQDVFGEGSFIGKGIYDVDAFSRTMDGRFPENRILSHDLLEGCYARSGLASDISVFESFPLKFETDVSRRHRWVRGDWQIAGWLIPGRDNPISLLSRWKIFDNLRRSVVPLALTLVLVLGWLVHPHALLWTATVLGIIVIPSVCVSLVALVRKAAESPQASTLRPAVKSIGMSLARAALIFIFLPYDAFICADAIIRTGVRTLWTRRKMLEWKTASDAESELTDDLESSFRRMWFSPAFALVIALGLAFVQPVSLWVALPILMLWAAAPYIAWKISQQIPRRSETLDEDQKLFLHQLTRKTWKFFETFVGPEDNWLPPDNFQEYPAPVVAHRTSPTNIGMSLLANLAAYDFGYISAGRLLERTGNTLKTMESLERFHGHFLNWYDTQSLTPLFPKYVSAVDSGNLAGHLLILRRGLKELITDRLISTGFLNSLAVTHRLIEVAAKEPFQGRIEAKKNRPQEAGDGSPISLNGSSAKGGSGMISSRPKPPDNLPTLESVLQLLRRGADAQTRPSTLPETQQWLQQMQTASAAIVEWGQNRESDAVREILKDLNQQCRGVLDDLSSVALWLAHAAIPPEVHRSGSHEPASMSRELQEIVDRLNRIPSLREVCEFDHQVLPGIDRILSVEKTGPVLAPAERKWLEHLRELVLQSTHTACERVHQIEELSEQCAEFADIEYDFLYDSRRRLLAIGFNVSELRRDGSFYDLLASEARLASFVAIAQGRLSQEHWFALGRSLTRSHGQLTLLSWSGSMFEYLMPLLVMPTYDDTLLDQTYQTVIDRQIQYGRQRGVPWGVSESGYNATDANMNYQYRAFGVPGLGYKRGLADDLVIAPYATAMALMVSPRKACINLEVMKAKGFEGAYGFHEAVDYTPSRLSRGQTHAVVQSYMAHHQGMAFLSFAYVLLNRPMQRRFDSDPEFQAADLLLQERIPHAAPLYPHANEAATESLPSTDRAALIRVFTTPNTPAPEVHLLSNGRYHVMVTNSGGGYSHWKGLTVNRWREDATRDNTGVFCYLRDVSSGEVWSTSHQPTLQPTKRYEAIFSQARAEFRRRDSQIKLHTEIAVSPEDDIEIRRTTIVNRSKVPRTIEFTSYAEVVLAAPNSEATHPAFSNLFVQTEILTSRQAILCTRRPRSRSENPPWMIHLLDVRGPVEGEPTYETDRLKFIGRNRTPANPEALERAANLTNSDGSVLDPIVAIRRRVTLAPDEATIVDLVIGMAESRETAMSLIDKYHDRHLADRVFDMAWTHGQVVLRQLNATEADAQLYGRLASSVVFASNLRRANPLILAKNQRGQSGLWGHGISGDLPIVLLKISNPEKIELVRQLVQAHAYWRLKGLIVDLVIWNEDSSGYRQVLQDLIIGVISSGIGAHMMDRPGGIFVRRGEQMSDEDRILLQTVARAIIVDSEGALADQIERRARTDVKVAELVPTRPRRQEAPSFASPPRRDLLYFNGYGGFTADGHEYVIRVEANQSTPAPWVNVLANPHFGTVITESGGAYTWCVNAHEYRVTPWNNDPVSDSTGEAFYIRDEESGQYWSPTPQPARGSQPYLCRHGFGYSVYEYADSGIASELWVYVATDAPIKFAMLKIKNVSGRSRRLSATAYCEWVLGEMRSRTQMHVVTEIDPKCGALLARNPYSIEFSERIAFMDVSDPMRSVTGDRAEFLGRNGSVSRPDALSRMRLSGKVGAGFDPCGAMQVTFDLPDNREREIVFTLGVGRDIEDVRTLVQRFRGLEPAQQTLEGVWGFWNRALGAVHVQTPDPSLNLMANGWLLYQTLSARFWARSGYYQSGGAFGFRDQLQDVAALLHSEPRLIREHLLVCASRQFVEGDVQHWWHPPQGRGVRTHFSDDFLWLPLVTCRYVLGTGDTGVLDEIVPFIEGRPVNHDEEAYYDLPTHSAEAASLYEHCVRAIVNGLSFGVHGLPLIGCGDWNDGMNLVGEKGKGESVWLAFFLYEILVEFSQIARMRGDLNFADRCEVEAARLKENVEKNAWDGEWYRRAYFDNGEPLGSATNAECQIDSLPQSWSILSGAGDPERSRMGMEAVYRRLVRRESGLIQLFDPPFDKSALDPGYIKGYVPGVRENGGQYTHAAIWTVMAFAALGDHRRAWELFSMINPINHGTTPQQIAIYKVEPYVVAADVYAVSPHTGRGGWTWYTGSAGWMYRLITESLLGLRLEVDKLRLAPCLNVEWKSIVIHYRYRETFYHITVLQPEPSRNVKRVTVDGVDREDRLIPLQDDRQNHVVEVELG